The Glandiceps talaboti chromosome 1, keGlaTala1.1, whole genome shotgun sequence genome has a segment encoding these proteins:
- the LOC144437537 gene encoding mitochondrial-processing peptidase subunit beta-like yields MASKLVRAATLLCKNAPRQSLVRTGSVCSQKWQRRHAATYPQTLLNVPETKVTTLENGLRVASEDSGIQTCTVGLWIDAGSRYETDKTNGVAHFLEHMIFKGTKNRSQMQLELEIENMGAHLNAYTSREQTVYYAKAFSNDLPKAVEILADIVQNSTLGEAEINRERGVILREMEEVETNLQEVIFDHLHATAYQGTALGRTILGPTENIKSISKDDLVDYISTHYKGPRIVLAASGGINHDELVKLASQNLGYLGTEYENEIPVLPPCRFTGSEIRVRDDSMPLAHIAIAVESVGWAHPDTIPLMVANTLIGTWDRSHGGGTNVASKLASVCAEANLCHSFQSFNTCYTDTGLWGMYFVSDGLTVEDMMFYVQKEWMRICTSVTESEVDRAKNLLKTNMLLQLDGSTPICEDIGRQMLCYGRRISLPELDARINAITAKTVRDACFRYIYDKCPAVAGVGPIEQLPDYNRVRGGMYWVRY; encoded by the exons ATGGCGTCGAAGTTGGTGAGAGCTGCAACTTTACTATGTAAAAATGCACCACGACAGTCTTTGGTAA GAACTGGCTCAGTGTGCTCACAGAAGTGGCAGAGGAGACATGCAGCAACATATCCGCAAACACTTCTCAATGTTCCAGAGACTAAAGTAACAACTTTAGAAAATGGTCTTAGAGTAGCATCAGAAGATTCAGGAATCCAAACTTGTACT GTTGGTTTGTGGATAGATGCTGGAAGCAGATATGAAACAGACAAAACCAATGGTGTTGCACATTTTCTAGAACATATGATTTTCAAG GGTACTAAGAACCGTTCACAAATGCAGTTAGAGTTAGAAATTGAAAACATGGGAGCTCATCTGAATGCATATACCTCACGAGAACAAACTGTTTACTATGCCAAGGCCTTCTCTAATGATTTACCCAAAG CTGTTGAAATCTTAGCTGACATCGTTCAGAACAGTACACTTGGTGAAGCTGAAATCAACAGAGAAAGGGGAGTTATCCTCAGAGAAATGGAG GAAGTAGAAACCAACCTACAGGAAGTCATCTTTGATCACCTTCATGCCACAGCCTATCAGGGAACAGCACTAGGGAGGACAATATTAGGGCCAACAGAAAATATCAA ATCTATCAGCAAGGACGACCTGGTTGACTATATCTCCACCCACTACAAGGGACCTAGAATTGTATTGGCCGCATCAGGTGGTATCAATCATGACGAACTTGTCAAACTAGCCAGTCAGAATCTTGGTTATCTTGGAACAGAGTATGAGAATGAAATCCCTGTTCTACCACCTTGTAGGTTTACAGGTAGTGAG ATCCGTGTGAGAGATGATTCGATGCCATTGGCTCATATTGCTATAGCTGTAGAGAGTGTAGGCTGGGCACATCCTGATACCATTCCATTGATGGTAGCTAACACA TTGATTGGTACTTGGGACCGTTCTCATGGTGGTGGTACC AATGTTGCCAGCAAGCTAGCATCTGTCTGTGCAGAAGCTAACCTGTGTCACTCCTTCCAGTCTTTCAATACATGTTACACTGACACTGGTCTCTG GGGTATGTACTTTGTAAGTGATGGTTTGACCGTAGAGGACATGATGTTCTATGTTCAGAAAGAGTGGATGAGAATCTGTACAAGTGTTACAGAGAGTGAGGTCGACAGAGCAAAGAATCTTTTGAAGACCAACATGTTACTACAACTAGATG GTTCTACTCCCATCTGTGAAGATATTGGCAGACAAATGCTGTGTTATGGACGTCGTATTTCCCTGCCAGAACTTGACGCCCGCATTAACGCTATCACTGCTAAGACTGTCAGAGATGCATGTTTTAGgtatatttatgacaaatgtcCCGCTGTAGCTGGTGTAG GTCCCATTGAACAGTTACCGGATTACAACAGAGTTAGAGGTGGAATGTACTGGGTTCGATACTAG
- the LOC144449581 gene encoding ras-like GTP-binding protein RHO isoform X1, giving the protein MFSCFRPQRETSFGMAAIRKKLVIVGDGACGKTCLLIVFSKDQFPEVYVPTVFENYVADIEVDGKQVELALWDTAGQEDYDRLRPLSYPDTDVILMCFSIDSPDSLENIPEKWTPEVKHFCPNVPIILVGNKKDLRNDENTRKELAKMKQEPVKTEEGRAMADKIGAFGYLECSAKTKDGVREVFEMATRAALQVKKKKRGKCLIL; this is encoded by the exons atgttTAGCTGTTTTCGACCACAGAG AGAGACAAGCTTTGGGATGGCAGCTATACGAAAGAAACTAGTCATCGTTGGTGATGGAGCTTGTGGTAAAACATGCTTGCTAATCGTATTTAGTAAAGACCAGTTTCCCGAAGTATATGTACCAACAGTATTTGAGAATTATGTTGCAGATATAGAAGTTGATGGTAAACAG GTTGAATTAGCGTTATGGGATACCGCAGGACAGGAGGACTATGACAGACTAAGGCCTCTCTCGTATCCAGACACAGATGTAATATTGATGTGCTTCTCAATTGACAGTCCCGATAGCTTAGAAAATATTCCAGAGAAGTGGACGCCAGAG GTGAAACATTTTTGTCCAAATGTTCCCATTATTCTAGTTGGAAATAAGAAGGATTTAAGAAACGATGAAAACACACGGAAAGAATTAGCAAAGATGAAGCAGGAACCAGTGAAAACAGAAGAAGGACGTGCTATGGCAGATAAAATAGGTGCCTTTGGTTATTTGGAATGTTCAGCTAAAACCAAAGATGGAGTCCGAGAAGTGTTTGAAATGGCCACAAGAGCTGCACTACAAGTGAAGAAAAAGAAGCGAGGcaaatgtttgatattgtag
- the LOC144449581 gene encoding transforming protein RhoA isoform X2 — protein MAAIRKKLVIVGDGACGKTCLLIVFSKDQFPEVYVPTVFENYVADIEVDGKQVELALWDTAGQEDYDRLRPLSYPDTDVILMCFSIDSPDSLENIPEKWTPEVKHFCPNVPIILVGNKKDLRNDENTRKELAKMKQEPVKTEEGRAMADKIGAFGYLECSAKTKDGVREVFEMATRAALQVKKKKRGKCLIL, from the exons ATGGCAGCTATACGAAAGAAACTAGTCATCGTTGGTGATGGAGCTTGTGGTAAAACATGCTTGCTAATCGTATTTAGTAAAGACCAGTTTCCCGAAGTATATGTACCAACAGTATTTGAGAATTATGTTGCAGATATAGAAGTTGATGGTAAACAG GTTGAATTAGCGTTATGGGATACCGCAGGACAGGAGGACTATGACAGACTAAGGCCTCTCTCGTATCCAGACACAGATGTAATATTGATGTGCTTCTCAATTGACAGTCCCGATAGCTTAGAAAATATTCCAGAGAAGTGGACGCCAGAG GTGAAACATTTTTGTCCAAATGTTCCCATTATTCTAGTTGGAAATAAGAAGGATTTAAGAAACGATGAAAACACACGGAAAGAATTAGCAAAGATGAAGCAGGAACCAGTGAAAACAGAAGAAGGACGTGCTATGGCAGATAAAATAGGTGCCTTTGGTTATTTGGAATGTTCAGCTAAAACCAAAGATGGAGTCCGAGAAGTGTTTGAAATGGCCACAAGAGCTGCACTACAAGTGAAGAAAAAGAAGCGAGGcaaatgtttgatattgtag